The following DNA comes from Terriglobia bacterium.
TCTTCCTCTTCCTCGATCGCGTGACGCACTGGCTGGAGCGCATCCACATCCGGCCGCTGCGCTCCATCGCGCTGCGCGCCGCCGAAGAGTGGATGCTGGAGCGCTTCGAGATGAGCGACGGCCTGGGCGCGATTTATCCGGCCATGATGAACTCCATCATCGCGCTGCGCTGTCTCGGCTACTCGGTGGACGATCCGCGATTCATCCGCGCCCTGGACGAGTTCGAAGCCCTCGGCATCGAGGAAGAGAGCACCTTCCGCATGCAGCCGTGCAAGTCGCCGGTCTGGGACACCGTGTACGCGCTCTACGCACTCGGTCAGAGCGGCGTCAGCCCGAAAGACCCGCGCATGCTCGCCGCCGCCGATTGGGTGCTCAAGAAACAGGTCACGCACAAGGGGGACTGGTCGGTCAAGAATCCCAAGGGCCAGCCCTCCGGCTGGTACTTCGAATTCAACAACGAGTTTTACCCTGACGTGGACGACACCGCGCAGGTGTGCCTGGCGCTGGACCATGTGGATCATCCCAATGAGCGCTACCAGCACGAGTCGGTGACCCGCGCCCTCGATTGGGTCTTCTCCATGCAGTGCAAGGACGGCGGCTGGGCATCCTTCGACAAGGACAACGACAAGCTCGTCTTCCAGTACATCCCGTTCGCCGACCACAACGCCATGCTCGATCCGGCGACCGCGGACATCACCGGCCGCGTGCTGGAGATGCTGGCCGCGCACGGCTATACCCAGGCCGACAAGCGAGTGCAGCGCGCCATCAAGTTCATCCTCAACGAGCAGGAACCGGACGGGTCATGGTTCGGCCGCTGGGGCTGCAATTACATCTACGGTACGCACCTCGTGCTGCGCGGGCTGGAAGCCATCGGGGTTGACCGAAACGAGCCCTACATCCAGCAGGCCGCCGAATGGCTCCGCATGGTGCAGAACCCGGACGGCGGGTGGGGCGAGAGCATCTGGTCGTATCACGATCCGGCGGCGCGCGGCGTGGGTCCGAGCACGGCCTCGCAGACGGCGTGGGCCATCCTGGGCCTGCTCGCCGCCGGCGACACGCGCAGCGATTGCGTGCACAAGGGAATCGCCTACCTGCTCAAGACGCAGCGGCGCGACGGCTCGTGGCAGGAAAAATGGAACACCGGCACCGGGTTCCCGAAAGTTTTTTATCTCAAGTACCACATGTACGCCGAGTACTTCCCGTTGCTGGCGATGGCGACGTATCAGAAAGTCATGATGGCGGCGGAAAACGCCGCCGACGTTCCGGGTTCGCAAAATAGCGCGCCGCAAACCGAATTGGGAGAAGCGTAATGCCAGTACCGGTCTCGCAGATGTGGACGGTCGCCAGCTACGTCCTGAAGCAGAAGCTGCTCGGACGCAAGCGTTACCCGCTCGTCCTCATGCTGGAGCCGTTGTTCCGCTGCAACCTGGCATGCGCCGGCTGCGGCAAGATCCAGTATCCCGGCCACGTGCTGAAAATGCAGCTCACGCCGGAAGAGTGCTTTCGCGCGGCGGAAGAATGCGGCGCTCCCACCATTGCCATCCCGGGTGGCGAGCCTTTGCTGCATCCGCAAATCGGCGAAATCGTCGCCGGCCTGGTCGCGCGCAAGAAATACATTTACCTCTGCACCAACGCGCTCCTGCTCAAGCAGAAGATCGACCTGTTCCAGCCGAGCAAGTTTCTGACCTTCTCCGTCCACGTGGACGGGCAGCGCCAACATCACGATTTTTCCGTCTGCCTGGAAGGCGGCTACGACAAGGCAGTCGAGGGTGTCCGGGAGGCGCTGCGCCGCGGCTTCCGCGTCACCACCAACACCACGTTGTTCGACGGCGCCGACCCCAGCAGCGTGCGCGAGTTCTTCGACGAGATGATGGAGCTCGGCGTCGAGGGCATGATGCTCTCACCGGGATACTCCTACGACAAGGCGCCCGACCAGAGCCACTTTCTCGGGCGCGCCCGCACCCGCCGGCTGTTCCGCGCCATTCTCTCCAACCGCAAGCAGAACTGGCGGTTCAACATGTCGCCGCTCTTCCTGGAATTCCTGATGGGCAAGCGCGATTATCCGTGCACGCCCTGGGGCATGCCGACGTTTAATGTCTTCGGCTGGCAAAAGCCCTGTTACCTGCTCCAGGACGGCTATGCGGATACGTTTGCCGAGTTGATGCAAACCACCGAGTGGGCCGGCTACGGCACCGAATCCGGCAATCCCAAGTGCGCCAACTGCATGGTGCACAGCGGCTACGAAGCCTCGGCGGTGAACGACACATTCAGTTCGCTGCGCGGCTTCTGGGACACGGTTCGTGCCACGATGTCGAGCCGCTACCCGGATCCCAAGGCGCTGGAACTGCTTCACGAACCTGTCCGCCCGGTGCACACCTTCAATCCGCTGGTGCAGATAGAGAGCGATGCGCCGCAGGAGACACGGGTGTGACCGGCCGCGAAGCAGGACATCGCGCCGGGACACCAGAGCCCGATCCAGACGCCTTGGAAGTCATCGAGCGCGGCGCCCGCGAGCAACTCGAAGGCTGGGTACCCGAACTGGCCGACGAAAACGAGCTGCGCCAGGCCCTGGAGCGCGCCTTCGATTACCGCGGCGACGTGCTCATCACCCGCAAAGACGGCACCCAGATCGAAGGCTATATATTCGACCGCCGCCCCGGCCGCACGCTCGCCGATTCCATGGTTCGTCTCGTGCCGAAAAACGGAGCAGGAAAGACCTCGGTTTCCTACGCCGACATTGCCGCCCTCGCCTTCACCGGCCGCGACATGGCAGCCGGACACAGCTGGGACGCTTGGGTGCGGCAATACTGGGAGCGAAAGGCCGCTGGGGAGAAGGGCATTTCGCTGCAGCCTGAAAAGCTCGAATAGCACGCCAGATTCGATGAAAGCGTTTGTGACAGGAGCGACCGGCTTTGTCGGAAGCCACGTGGCGCGCGCATTGGCCAACCACGGCGCCGATCTGCGCCTGCTGGTGCGAGCCTCGAGTCCGACCAGAAACATTGACGGCCTGCATGCCGAACGTGTGGTCGGCGATCTGCGAGAGCCCGATTCGCTGCGCACCGCGATCGCGGGCTGCGAAGTGGTGTTTCACGTTGCCGCCGATTACCGGCTGTGGACGCGCGATGCTGCCGACATGCAGTCCATGTATCGCTCCAACGTCGAGGGCACGCGGGCGCTGATTGATGCTGCCAGGCAGGCCGGCGTGCGGCGAATCGTGTATTGCTCCAGCGTCGCGACCATGGGTTTCACCGGCAACGGCCGCCCCGCCGACGAGAATTCGCCGGTGCGCCTGGAAGACATGATCGGCCACTACAAGCGCTCCAAGTTCATTGCCGAGCAGGTGGCGATCGAGGCCGGAAGGTCCGGCGGCGATGTCGTGGTGGTGAATCCGACCACGCCGGTCGGCGAGGGCGATGTCAAACCCACTCCGACCGGACGGATCATCCTCGACTTCCTGAAGCGAAAATTTCCCGCCTACGTGGATACCGGCTTGAACCTGGTGGATGTACGCGAGGTTGCCCGCGGGCACATCGCGGCGCTGGAGAAGGGAACCCCGGGCGAACGCTATATCCTGGGCGGCGAGAATCTGACGCTGAAACAGATTCTGGACAAACTCGCGGCCATCACCGGATTGCCGGCGCCCAAGATTCGACTGCCCTACGTGTTCGCGCTGGCGGCAGGCGCCGGCGATACCGTCATCAGCGGGCGATTGCTGCACCGCGAACCCCGCGTCACGCTGGACGCGGTTCGCATGGGCCGAAAAAAAATGTGGGTGTCGTCCGAGAAAGCGCAGCGCGAGTTGGGTTGGAACATAGTAGCGGTGGACGATGCCCTGCGCCGGGCCGCCGAGTGGTTTCAAGCGAATGGCTATGTCGGTTGACATTGCCATTATCGCCGCCCTGGAACGTGAAGTCCGGCCGCTGGTGCGCCGCTGGCCTCGCCGGCAACTCGTTTCCGGCGAGGCAACGTTTTCGGCCTTTGCGAGCAACCGGGTTCTGGTGGTTTGTTCCGGGATTGGGGCACGGCTGGCGCGTCAGGCTGCGGTCGCCGTCTTTGATTCCGAGCGGCCCCGCATCATCGTCTCGGCGGGTTTGGCGGGAGCACTGGATTCGCAATTGAAGGTGGGACAAATTCTTCATCCGGCAACGGTCGTGGATCTCGGCACCGGCGCGCGCTTCGATGCCGGCGGTACCGATGGTGTCCTGGTCAGCGTTTCTTCGGTGCTCGATCGCGACGCCAAGCGGCGGATCACCGGCGCTTTCGGCGGCCAGGCGGTTGACATGGAAGCCGCTGCCGTAGCCCTGGTCGCGGGCCAGCATGACTGTCAATTCATGGCGCTCAAGGCTGTATCCGAACCGGCGGACTTTCCCATGCCCTCATTCGATCGGTTCATCGACTCTCGTGGACGCATTCGCACCGCGCGCCTGGTGGCTGCCTGTGCGCTGCGGCCGGCCAGCTGGGGCACGCTGGCGCGGCTTGCCCGCAATACTGCCCAGGCATCTCAGAAACTTTGCCAGGCTCTGGCTCATCTCATTGAGAAGCAAGGCGCAGCGCCTCAACCGGCGCTGTCGGGAAAAACATCGTAATGCCGACTGCCACACAGACCGGGGCACACCGGGATGCAACGCTCATCCCCACCAAAATGCGCGCCGCCGTGTATCACGGCAGGGACGACGTGCGCCTGGAAATCGTTCCGGTTCCCAGGATCGGCGCCGGCGAGCTTCTGGTAAAGGTTCACACCTGCGGCATCTGCGGCACCGACTTGAAAAAGATCAGCACCGGTTCCCATTCCGCGCCCCGCATCTTCGGTCACGAGACGGCCGGCGTGGTGGCGCAAGTCGGCGCCGGAGTAAGCGGCTATGCCCTGGGTGATCGGGTCAGCGTCTTTCATCACATCCCCTGCGGCGACTGCTTCTACTGCCGGCACAAGGTGTTCGCCCAATGCCCGGTTTACAAGCAAGTCGGCTGTACCGCAGGCTACGAGCCCAGCGGTGGCGGCTTTTCGGAGTATGTCCGGGTCATGGACTGGATCGTCGCCCGGGGCGGTGTCGTCAAGCTGCCGCCGGACGTTTCTTTCGAGCAGGCCTCGTTCATTGAGCCCATCAACACCTGCCTGAAAGGAATTCAGACCCTGTCACTGGCGCGGGGTGAGACGGTGCTCGTTATGGGACAAGGACCCATCGGTATCCTGTTGGGAGTATTGGCCCAACGAGCAGGTGCAAAGGTATTCACTTCCGATTTATTCCCCCAGAGGCTTACAATAG
Coding sequences within:
- the shc gene encoding squalene--hopene cyclase translates to MKFGKIDDIVSRVAAALDAARKHLFSVQHEDGYWCGELEADTTLESDYIAMHTLLGTGDPNKFQKAARCILDHQNEDGGWPIFPDGPSDVSASVKAYFALKLAGYSAQHPAMARARGKIRELGGPSCANTYTKIYLCFFGQYDWFAVPAIPPEIVLFPNWFWFNIYEISSWSRAIFIPLAIVYAKKPYKKIPPEMGIEELFPGGRDNCNLYLHWDSRFFSWRNFFLFLDRVTHWLERIHIRPLRSIALRAAEEWMLERFEMSDGLGAIYPAMMNSIIALRCLGYSVDDPRFIRALDEFEALGIEEESTFRMQPCKSPVWDTVYALYALGQSGVSPKDPRMLAAADWVLKKQVTHKGDWSVKNPKGQPSGWYFEFNNEFYPDVDDTAQVCLALDHVDHPNERYQHESVTRALDWVFSMQCKDGGWASFDKDNDKLVFQYIPFADHNAMLDPATADITGRVLEMLAAHGYTQADKRVQRAIKFILNEQEPDGSWFGRWGCNYIYGTHLVLRGLEAIGVDRNEPYIQQAAEWLRMVQNPDGGWGESIWSYHDPAARGVGPSTASQTAWAILGLLAAGDTRSDCVHKGIAYLLKTQRRDGSWQEKWNTGTGFPKVFYLKYHMYAEYFPLLAMATYQKVMMAAENAADVPGSQNSAPQTELGEA
- the hpnH gene encoding adenosyl-hopene transferase HpnH; this translates as MPVPVSQMWTVASYVLKQKLLGRKRYPLVLMLEPLFRCNLACAGCGKIQYPGHVLKMQLTPEECFRAAEECGAPTIAIPGGEPLLHPQIGEIVAGLVARKKYIYLCTNALLLKQKIDLFQPSKFLTFSVHVDGQRQHHDFSVCLEGGYDKAVEGVREALRRGFRVTTNTTLFDGADPSSVREFFDEMMELGVEGMMLSPGYSYDKAPDQSHFLGRARTRRLFRAILSNRKQNWRFNMSPLFLEFLMGKRDYPCTPWGMPTFNVFGWQKPCYLLQDGYADTFAELMQTTEWAGYGTESGNPKCANCMVHSGYEASAVNDTFSSLRGFWDTVRATMSSRYPDPKALELLHEPVRPVHTFNPLVQIESDAPQETRV
- a CDS encoding NAD-dependent epimerase/dehydratase family protein translates to MKAFVTGATGFVGSHVARALANHGADLRLLVRASSPTRNIDGLHAERVVGDLREPDSLRTAIAGCEVVFHVAADYRLWTRDAADMQSMYRSNVEGTRALIDAARQAGVRRIVYCSSVATMGFTGNGRPADENSPVRLEDMIGHYKRSKFIAEQVAIEAGRSGGDVVVVNPTTPVGEGDVKPTPTGRIILDFLKRKFPAYVDTGLNLVDVREVARGHIAALEKGTPGERYILGGENLTLKQILDKLAAITGLPAPKIRLPYVFALAAGAGDTVISGRLLHREPRVTLDAVRMGRKKMWVSSEKAQRELGWNIVAVDDALRRAAEWFQANGYVG
- a CDS encoding zinc-dependent dehydrogenase, with translation MPTATQTGAHRDATLIPTKMRAAVYHGRDDVRLEIVPVPRIGAGELLVKVHTCGICGTDLKKISTGSHSAPRIFGHETAGVVAQVGAGVSGYALGDRVSVFHHIPCGDCFYCRHKVFAQCPVYKQVGCTAGYEPSGGGFSEYVRVMDWIVARGGVVKLPPDVSFEQASFIEPINTCLKGIQTLSLARGETVLVMGQGPIGILLGVLAQRAGAKVFTSDLFPQRLTIAAGFGLNRSMDASRCDAVQTVRQWTEGRGADAVVLAVAGTSLIPAAVEAARPGGRILLFAQTVRGEAVIDPAAICVDEKTLLGSYSASVDLQDEAVSFVCRHEMDLERLITHRFPLSSALEALNLAAHPRPDSMKVVIQPALEPKVPTA